GCCGATACGTTCGAATGCTTTTTCGAGTGGAGCGGCAAGCGCGAAAAGGATCAGCTCCCGAGCTCCATCTTCGTCATCGTTCGCGGCGACGCCGCCGGCACGATCAACAATATGCGCGTGAAAATCATCAATCCCGGAACCGATGAAAATGGCCAGCTCGATCCCGGCATTCTGCGAATTTTCGAAATCATGCTGCGGCAACCGCAATGGCTCGATTTTCACGAGACCCTGAACGCGATCAAGAATCTGAAGGACATCAAGGAAGACGGCTTCGGAGCCAGCATCGGCTTCACCCGCGAGGTGCTCAATCCCGGGAACTACAACTTCACGCTCTCGCTGGATGCGACGTCAGGATCTCAGAAAAGAACCAGAAATTATTTTTCCGGCAGAAGATGGCTGCCGTTGCCGGACCCCGCAGTCGAGATCGACAGCGCGCAACCCGAATCAGTCTCCAAGCCCCCCGATGCCGAGGCGCCGGCTGAAGGCCAGGAACATCGGCACTAGGGTTTTCATGCCACGCGCCGACTGATCACGCCATGTGACTGGCATCGTCGTGGTGTCTGGCCAGAATCTTGTAAAGCTCTTTCAAACTGTCCGCACTCGGCCGTTCGGTGCTGTC
This Rhizobium brockwellii DNA region includes the following protein-coding sequences:
- a CDS encoding DUF6030 family protein, which codes for MPDNSSSAYAKQPVGKPRIPVVFWLLLTISLSLVMGTVLLSNSMKHLKTVSHYFGFDLLPQEVRAPPPKALPRPTPPATFTLPLHVIEPPVVESASTFLRTWRISGAAMCAALRNAGIETSDWAAASFNADTFECFFEWSGKREKDQLPSSIFVIVRGDAAGTINNMRVKIINPGTDENGQLDPGILRIFEIMLRQPQWLDFHETLNAIKNLKDIKEDGFGASIGFTREVLNPGNYNFTLSLDATSGSQKRTRNYFSGRRWLPLPDPAVEIDSAQPESVSKPPDAEAPAEGQEHRH